One window from the genome of Dermacentor silvarum isolate Dsil-2018 chromosome 5, BIME_Dsil_1.4, whole genome shotgun sequence encodes:
- the LOC125945243 gene encoding LOW QUALITY PROTEIN: uncharacterized protein LOC125945243 (The sequence of the model RefSeq protein was modified relative to this genomic sequence to represent the inferred CDS: deleted 2 bases in 1 codon) yields MRVKQRLLYHKQRDAFIGEVDYGVNFPKETTNEPVLANSLLCFVLNGLSVSFKIPMAYFFVRNCTGRELHMLMRHVLKEVEEIGFFVVRIVTDNHKINVLAMQLLCNGSLKHCIDHPGKPNRKLFLAFDQCHLIKNVRSQFLYHDIGKGGEISANHLKSLYRMQQGSLVKPVRFLTRKHVFPTNKEKINVQRAVQVFSPPVTAAMKLLQEQAGHTCDASFAGVGPTVQFMDTVHRWFVLMDVSNCTQHIHQNADCKQFESAGDERLIWLETIFLDYLADLKSQCLAKNFLTKETYEGLVITTRSNVECIRYLLEHVNAVTSFHFVLTRKMSSDSIELFFGWLRKSAGSNDQTDVRAVLTGIEKTLKTGIASASSTNNIMAAEESDCFSTLPQQKNTREQTSEEFPADARRELIERLNRDKPLLPTPDVAAWAMVGGYLAGAVRENFECVECFALLTKPNASTPSDSLIKHQDRGGLLYPSAQLLDVLYALQMFVEVLLARRRRMHHPLKEAANNATEILREHKALMCSKPGHQENLLKLLLTKFFRPIFTNFALKATDKQDVAKVFAIKPLSRKTLKL; encoded by the exons atgcgcgtcaaacaacggctactgtatcataagcaaagagatgccttcatcggcgaagtggactatggtgtgaacttccccaaagaaacaacaaatgagccTGTGCTGGCCAACTCACTCTTGTGTTTCGTCCTTAACGGCCTTTCAGTTTCGTTCAAAATACCCATGGCGTACTTTTTCGTGAGAAACTGCACTGGCCGTGAGCTGCACATGCTCATGAGACACGTTCTGAAGGAAGTTGAAGAAATAGGATTTTTCGTCGTGCGCATTGTCACAGACAACCACAAAATCAATGTCTTGGCTATGCAACTTCTGTGCAACGGAAGCCTCAAGCATTGCATTGACCACCCTGGcaaaccgaatcgaaagctcttTCTTGCATTCGATCAGTGCCACCTGATCAAAAACGTGCGATCACAGTTTTTGTACCATGACATCGGAAAAGGCGGCGAAATATCAGCGAACCACTTGAAGAGCCTCTACAGAATGCAGCAAGGCAGCCTTGTAAAGCCAGTACGATTTTTGACGAGAAAGCACGTATTCCCTACGAATAAGGAAAAAATTAACGTGCAGAGAGCAGTGCAAGTTTTTTCACCTCCCGTGACAGCTGCTATGAAGCTCTTGCAAGAGCAGGCGGGCCACACGTGCGACGCAAGCTTCGCGGGTGTCGGACCTACGGTGCAATTTATGGACACCGTGCACCGCTGGTTCGTGCTCATggacgtgagtaattgtacccaGCACATACATCAGAATGCTGACTGCAAGCAGTTTGAATCTGCAGGCGATGAACGACTAATCTGGCTGGAGACAATTTTCCTCGACTACCTGGCCGATCTCAAAAGTCAGTGCCTGGCAAAGAACTTTCTAACCAAAGAGACTTATGAGGGTCTTGTGATCACAACTCGTTCGAACGTTGAGTGCATTAGATATCTTCTTGAACACGTGAAC GCGGTCACGTCTTTTCACTTCGTTTTGACGAGGAAAATGTCATCGGACTCAATCGAGTTGTTCTTTGGCTGGCTCAGGAAATCAGCAGGATCAAATGACCAAACGGACGTCCGCGCCGTGCTCACAGGCATTGAGAAAACCCTCAAGACGGGTATCGCATCGGCGTCGAGTACAAACAACATAATGGCAGcagaagagagtgattgcttCTCAACGCTTCCTcaacagaaaaacacaagggagCAAACCAGCGAGGAATTTCCTGCGGATGCACGTAGAGAGCTCATAGAGCGACTAAACCGAGATAAGCCTCTACTTCCCACTCCAGATGTGGCCGCATGGGCTATGGTTGGTGGCTACCTCGCAGGAGCCGtacgagaaaacttcgaatgtgtGGAGTGCTTCGCGCTCTTAACAAAGCCAAACGCCTCGACACCATCGGACTCGCTCATTAAACACCAAGACCGCGGTGGACTTCTTTACCCGTCCGCACAACTTCTAGATGTTCTCTACGCACTACAGATGTTCGTCGAAGTTCTTCTAGCAAGAAGAAGGCGTATGCATCACCCTCTAAAGGAGGCTGCGAACAATGCTACCGAAATCCTCCgcgagcacaaagctttgatgtgtTCGAAGCCAGGGCACCAAGAGAATTTGCTCAAATTGTTGCTTACGAAGTTCTTTCGCCCAATATTCACCAATTTCGCTCTGAAAGCGACAGACAAACAAGACGTCGCCAAAGTGTTCGCAATAAAGCCACTGTCACGAAAGACCCTGAAACTGTGA